From a single Planococcus shenhongbingii genomic region:
- the rplI gene encoding 50S ribosomal protein L9: MKVIFLKDVKGKGKKGEVKNVADGYAHNFLLKNNLAKEADQAAISQLAGQKKKEEKEAAQELEDAKKLKEKLEGLTIELKAKSGEAGRLFGSITTKQVATALEKAHGIKLDKRKMELDDAIRTLGYTNIPVKLHQDVTATLKVHVTEEA, from the coding sequence ATGAAAGTAATATTCTTAAAAGACGTAAAAGGAAAAGGCAAAAAAGGCGAAGTGAAGAACGTGGCGGATGGCTACGCGCATAACTTTTTGCTGAAAAATAACTTGGCGAAAGAAGCGGATCAAGCGGCTATCAGCCAGCTGGCCGGCCAAAAGAAAAAAGAGGAAAAAGAAGCGGCTCAAGAGCTTGAAGATGCGAAAAAGTTGAAAGAAAAACTTGAAGGCCTGACAATTGAATTGAAAGCGAAGTCTGGTGAAGCCGGCCGTTTATTCGGCTCTATTACAACCAAACAAGTAGCAACAGCACTTGAAAAAGCACATGGCATCAAGCTGGATAAACGCAAAATGGAATTGGATGATGCTATCCGCACTCTTGGCTACACAAACATTCCGGTTAAATTGCACCAGGATGTAACAGCTACGCTTAAAGTCCATGTAACAGAAGAAGCGTAA
- the dnaB gene encoding replicative DNA helicase — MNETIDRVPPHNHEAEQSVIGAIFLEPQSLISVAEIVMPEDFYRIAHQKIFQTMVTLSDHGKAIDVVTVTEELSAKKELEDVGGLSYLTEIANAVPTAANVAHYAHIVEEKALLRRLIRVATSIVEDGFTREDEVEALLAEAEKKMMEVSSRKNAGDFIHIKDVLVKTYDNIELLHTRKGDVTGIPTGFRDLDKITAGFQRNDLIIVAARPSVGKTAFALNVAQNVATKTEENVAIFSLEMGAEQLVMRMLCAEGNIDAQIMRTGALQNEDWRKLTMAMGSLSNAGIFIDDTPGIRVNDIRAKCRRLKQEYGLGMIMIDYLQLIQGPGRSGENRQQEVSDISRSLKGLARELEVPVIALSQLSRGVEQRQDKRPMMSDLRESGSIEQDADIVSFLYREDYYDKETEDQNMIEIIIAKQRNGPTGTVKLAFVKEYNKFVTIDWSQHESGGDF; from the coding sequence ATGAACGAAACCATAGATCGTGTCCCTCCGCATAACCATGAAGCCGAGCAGTCGGTAATTGGGGCCATCTTTTTAGAACCGCAATCGCTGATTTCCGTGGCGGAAATTGTCATGCCGGAAGATTTTTACCGCATCGCCCATCAAAAAATCTTCCAGACCATGGTAACTTTATCGGATCATGGCAAAGCGATTGATGTTGTTACCGTAACAGAAGAACTCTCTGCCAAAAAAGAATTGGAAGACGTCGGCGGTTTATCGTATTTGACGGAAATTGCCAATGCGGTTCCGACTGCTGCCAACGTGGCGCATTATGCCCATATTGTTGAGGAAAAAGCGCTTCTGCGGCGGCTCATCCGTGTAGCGACTTCCATTGTGGAAGACGGATTTACACGCGAAGATGAAGTGGAAGCATTGCTTGCCGAAGCAGAAAAGAAAATGATGGAAGTGTCGAGCAGAAAAAATGCCGGCGACTTTATTCATATCAAAGATGTCTTAGTCAAAACTTATGACAATATCGAATTGCTGCATACCCGCAAAGGAGACGTTACAGGCATTCCTACGGGCTTCCGCGACTTGGATAAGATTACAGCAGGGTTCCAGCGAAACGACCTGATTATTGTGGCTGCGCGGCCTTCTGTCGGTAAGACGGCTTTTGCATTGAACGTTGCTCAGAATGTCGCAACGAAAACCGAAGAGAACGTCGCGATCTTCAGTCTGGAAATGGGCGCTGAACAGCTGGTCATGCGTATGCTTTGTGCAGAAGGAAATATCGATGCGCAGATCATGCGGACCGGAGCGCTCCAGAACGAAGATTGGCGTAAATTGACAATGGCGATGGGAAGCCTGTCAAACGCAGGGATTTTCATCGACGATACGCCTGGCATCCGGGTCAATGATATCCGGGCGAAATGCCGGCGCCTCAAGCAGGAATATGGCCTTGGCATGATCATGATTGATTATCTGCAGCTAATACAAGGGCCGGGACGTTCCGGCGAGAACCGCCAGCAGGAAGTATCGGATATTTCCCGTTCCTTGAAAGGGCTGGCGCGTGAACTTGAAGTACCGGTCATTGCGTTGTCTCAGCTGTCCCGTGGAGTGGAACAGCGCCAGGACAAGCGGCCAATGATGTCGGATTTACGGGAATCAGGAAGTATTGAGCAAGATGCCGATATCGTTTCCTTCTTATACCGGGAAGATTATTACGACAAAGAAACCGAAGATCAGAACATGATCGAGATCATTATCGCCAAGCAGCGGAACGGCCCAACCGGCACCGTTAAACTGGCGTTTGTGAAAGAATACAATAAATTCGTCACCATTGACTGGAGCCAGCATGAATCTGGCGGAGATTTCTAA
- a CDS encoding DHH family phosphoesterase: MSAFFRKRKLRIPLLVLLFLGLAAAILVSLRSEWAGGIFIILFGAVFIYAWITEKRVYEATEKHIETLSYRMKKVGEEALLEMPIGILLVNENFDIEWANPYMTSTLEYDTLIGESLYSLSDEFHTLVKSEEVRDMTITLGERKYRAYYKADDRLFYLFDITEQVEIETLYYADRTVIGILFIDNYDELSQGMDDQTRSNLNSLVTSLINEWGSHYGIFVKRISSDRFMAVFNESILKELELSKFAILDDIREVTSKDNLALTLSIGVGAGSASLVELGSMAQSGLDLVLGRGGDQVAIKHPSGKVKFYGGKTNPVEKRTRVRARVISHALRDLIQESDHVFVMGHKLPDMDAIGAAVGVSKMAAMNKVKSSIVLDFNAYDRSVMRLMEEIRQDDELFDRFITPEEALSMMTDNSLLVVVDTHKPSMVIDERVLQRMERVVLIDHHRRGEEFITNTMLVYMEPYASSTAELVTELIEYQPKHEKLSMLEATAMLAGIIVDTKSFTLRTGARTFEAASYLRSNGADTVLVQRLLKEDLETYLERAKIVQTVEFVADGIAIAKGEPGQIYSPVLIAQTADILLTMKDVNASFVVAERSEGGIGISARSLGEVNVQIVMENLGGGGHLTNAATQMPGTTIEEAIEQLKEAITEQYEGGKIE, from the coding sequence ATGTCGGCTTTTTTTAGAAAAAGGAAACTTCGAATTCCCCTTCTGGTGCTGCTGTTTTTAGGACTGGCAGCGGCAATTTTGGTCTCGTTGAGGTCAGAGTGGGCAGGCGGGATATTCATCATCCTTTTCGGGGCGGTTTTCATCTATGCCTGGATTACTGAAAAGCGGGTGTACGAAGCAACCGAAAAGCATATAGAAACACTTTCCTACCGCATGAAAAAAGTCGGAGAAGAAGCGCTGCTGGAAATGCCTATTGGTATTTTGCTGGTCAATGAAAACTTCGATATTGAATGGGCGAACCCTTACATGACATCAACACTTGAGTATGACACGTTAATCGGGGAGTCTCTTTACAGCTTATCGGATGAATTTCATACACTGGTGAAATCGGAAGAAGTACGGGATATGACCATCACGCTTGGCGAACGCAAATACCGCGCTTATTATAAAGCGGATGACCGTTTGTTTTATTTATTCGATATTACTGAGCAAGTTGAAATTGAAACGCTTTATTATGCGGATCGAACGGTTATCGGCATTTTGTTTATCGATAATTACGATGAATTGTCGCAAGGCATGGATGACCAGACGCGAAGCAATTTGAACAGCCTGGTGACTTCATTGATCAATGAATGGGGTTCACATTACGGGATTTTCGTCAAACGGATTTCATCTGACCGCTTCATGGCGGTTTTCAATGAATCGATTTTAAAAGAGCTGGAACTGTCGAAATTCGCTATTCTGGATGATATCCGGGAAGTGACTTCGAAAGACAATTTAGCTTTAACTTTAAGCATTGGGGTCGGCGCTGGTTCAGCGTCGCTTGTCGAGCTTGGCAGCATGGCCCAGTCGGGACTTGATCTGGTACTCGGGCGCGGCGGAGACCAGGTGGCGATCAAGCATCCAAGCGGCAAAGTGAAATTCTACGGCGGCAAAACGAACCCGGTCGAAAAACGGACACGGGTGCGGGCGCGGGTTATCTCGCATGCATTGCGCGATTTGATCCAGGAAAGCGACCATGTCTTCGTTATGGGCCATAAATTGCCGGACATGGATGCCATCGGGGCAGCGGTCGGCGTTTCCAAAATGGCAGCGATGAATAAAGTCAAAAGCAGCATCGTGCTCGATTTTAATGCATACGACCGCTCGGTCATGCGGTTGATGGAAGAGATCCGCCAAGACGATGAACTGTTTGACCGGTTTATCACACCAGAAGAAGCACTGTCGATGATGACGGATAATTCCCTGCTGGTTGTAGTGGATACCCATAAGCCTTCCATGGTCATTGATGAGCGGGTGCTCCAGCGCATGGAACGCGTTGTATTGATCGACCATCACCGCAGAGGCGAGGAATTCATCACCAATACGATGCTTGTCTATATGGAGCCTTATGCATCCTCGACAGCGGAGCTTGTAACGGAATTGATAGAATATCAGCCGAAACATGAAAAACTGTCGATGCTGGAAGCGACCGCCATGCTTGCTGGAATTATCGTCGATACCAAAAGCTTCACACTGCGCACTGGTGCCAGAACATTTGAAGCCGCTTCTTATCTGCGCTCAAACGGAGCGGACACTGTGCTGGTCCAGCGTTTGCTGAAAGAAGATCTCGAGACATACTTAGAGCGGGCAAAAATCGTCCAGACTGTCGAATTCGTGGCAGACGGAATAGCGATTGCAAAAGGCGAGCCAGGACAGATTTACAGCCCGGTATTGATAGCCCAGACTGCTGATATTCTGTTAACAATGAAAGACGTCAATGCGTCGTTCGTGGTTGCAGAGCGTTCAGAAGGCGGCATTGGCATTTCGGCCCGTTCGCTCGGCGAAGTAAATGTGCAAATCGTCATGGAAAATCTTGGAGGCGGCGGCCACTTAACAAATGCTGCAACCCAGATGCCCGGCACAACAATTGAAGAAGCGATTGAACAACTAAAAGAAGCGATAACGGAACAGTATGAGGGAGGAAAAATAGAATGA
- a CDS encoding adenylosuccinate synthase, which translates to MTSVVVVGTQWGDEGKGKITDFLSEHAEVIARYQGGNNAGHTIIFGGETYKLHLIPSGIFYKDKISVIGNGMVVDPKALVTELKALHARGVTTENLRISNRAHVILPYHIKQDEVEEARRGANKIGTTGKGIGPAYMDKAARVGIRMADLLDHVVFEEKLRMNLNEKNRMFEKFYETDGFTVEEIMEEYFAYGQEIAKYVTDTSKVLNDAIDHGRRVLFEGAQGVMLDIDQGTYPFVTSSNPVAGGVTIGAGVGPTTIQHVIGVCKAYTSRVGDGPFPTELFDEVGNQIREVGKEYGTTTGRPRRIGWFDSVVVRHARRVSGLTDLTVNSIDVLSGLETVKICTAYRHNGELITEYPANLRMLAECEPVYEELPGWSEDVTGCKSLDELPENARHYLERIAQLTGVQISIFSVGPDRNQTNIVTSVWR; encoded by the coding sequence ATGACATCAGTCGTAGTAGTAGGAACGCAATGGGGAGACGAAGGAAAAGGGAAAATCACGGATTTTCTATCAGAACACGCAGAAGTAATTGCGCGTTACCAAGGCGGAAACAATGCTGGCCATACTATCATTTTTGGCGGCGAAACGTATAAACTGCATTTGATTCCATCAGGGATTTTCTATAAAGACAAGATTTCAGTGATCGGAAATGGCATGGTTGTCGATCCGAAAGCACTCGTAACAGAACTTAAAGCGCTGCATGCACGGGGAGTCACTACAGAGAACTTGCGTATATCCAACCGGGCACATGTTATTCTGCCATACCACATCAAGCAGGATGAAGTGGAAGAAGCAAGACGCGGAGCAAACAAAATCGGTACAACTGGCAAAGGCATCGGGCCTGCTTATATGGACAAAGCAGCACGTGTCGGCATTCGCATGGCCGATCTTCTAGACCATGTCGTGTTCGAAGAAAAACTTCGCATGAATTTGAATGAGAAAAACCGGATGTTCGAGAAGTTTTATGAAACAGACGGCTTTACTGTTGAAGAAATCATGGAAGAATACTTTGCATACGGACAGGAAATCGCAAAGTATGTAACGGATACATCTAAAGTATTGAACGACGCGATTGACCATGGCCGCCGTGTTCTTTTTGAAGGTGCACAAGGCGTTATGCTGGATATTGACCAAGGTACATATCCTTTTGTAACCTCATCCAACCCGGTAGCAGGTGGAGTGACAATCGGTGCCGGAGTCGGCCCGACAACAATCCAGCATGTAATCGGTGTCTGCAAAGCCTATACATCGCGTGTTGGAGACGGCCCGTTCCCAACTGAGTTATTTGATGAAGTGGGCAACCAGATTCGTGAAGTCGGCAAAGAATACGGCACGACTACAGGACGCCCACGCCGAATCGGCTGGTTCGACAGTGTCGTTGTCCGCCATGCAAGACGCGTTAGCGGTTTGACAGATTTGACAGTCAACTCGATTGACGTATTGAGTGGGCTTGAGACAGTGAAAATCTGTACGGCTTACCGCCACAATGGTGAACTGATCACAGAATACCCAGCAAACCTGCGTATGCTAGCTGAATGTGAGCCGGTATATGAAGAGCTTCCAGGCTGGTCAGAAGACGTAACAGGCTGCAAATCATTGGATGAACTTCCTGAAAACGCACGCCATTACCTAGAGCGCATTGCACAGCTGACAGGTGTACAGATTTCCATCTTCTCTGTCGGTCCTGACCGCAACCAGACCAATATCGTCACAAGCGTTTGGAGATAA